The following are encoded in a window of Falco biarmicus isolate bFalBia1 chromosome 8, bFalBia1.pri, whole genome shotgun sequence genomic DNA:
- the PCBP3 gene encoding poly(rC)-binding protein 3 isoform X23: MGYGLPIQPHTMATLKVSPHPSNHVPAPDLGADPVLFWTTLGHVFPLGCFTFFHFHSRSDARVLPLPATQPALAVPLHPCPPVPMPASSPGYHPVMISSRAAGFTPGTAHCPDAVGLSIPSRSSPRAETQLGSQEKPALPARTSVPWGNKGKNAHFDLFLHLELYFPQCTSPLLPPGPAKGLWVGDSPSGFRQLAKPPFCCGSLLVTPAKPAPLGAKSVWALVLGPSASEWEVIFPLPMPSLAPPSLGAQPHGRSHWPCTEVSACGTVWGGLSQLVGSIMGPQAKNVLIPTPSQHLYPRASPEGKPLPACRNSGSFCS; encoded by the coding sequence ATGGGGTATGGGCTGCCCATCCAGCCCCACACAATGGCAACTCTCAAGGTCTCCCCCCACCCAAGCAACCATGTGCCAGCCCCAGACCTTGGAGCAGACCCAGTGCTATTTTGGACCACTTTGGGGCACGTGTTTCCTCTGGGATGCTTcactttttttcactttcactcAAGAAGTGATGCCAGAGTACTGCCCCTCCCTGCCAcacagccagccctggcagtACCCCTCCACCCATGCCCACCCGTGCCCATGCCAGCCTCAAGCCCAGGGTATCACCCCGTGATGATCAGCAGCAGAGCGGCTGGCTTCACCCCCGGCACTGCACATTGCCCTGATGCAGTGGGGCTCTCCATCCCTAGCCGGtccagccccagggctgaaACACAACTAGGCAGCCAGGAGAAACCAGCACTGCCTGCCCGGACTTCTGTCCCCTGgggaaataaaggcaaaaatgcCCATTTTGacctttttctccatttggAGTTGTATTTTCCACAATGCACGTCACCCCTGCTCCCACCTGGCCCTGCAAAGGGGCTGTGGGTAGGTGACAGTCCCTCTGGGTTTCGGCAGCTGGCCAAGCCCCCGTTTTGCTGCGGGAGCCTGTTGGTCACCCCTGCTAAACCTGCTCCACTGGGAGCCAAGTCTGTATGGGCTCTGGTGCTTGGCCCAAGTGCCTCTGAGTGGGAAGTCATCTTCCCCTTGCCTATGCCATCCCTGGCACCCCCTTCACTGGGCGCCCAGCCCCACGGCCGATCGCACTGGCCCTGTACGGAAGTGTCAGCCTGTGGCACCGTCTGGGGAGGTCTCAGTCAGCTCGTAGGTAGCATTATGGGCCCACAGGCAAAGAATGTGCTCattcccaccccatcccagcaTCTGTACCCCAGAGCATCCCCAGAAGGAAAACCCTTGCCAGCTTGCAGAAATTCAGGGAGCTTCTGTAGTTAA